One window of Scheffersomyces stipitis CBS 6054 chromosome 1, whole genome shotgun sequence genomic DNA carries:
- a CDS encoding monocarboxylate permease codes for MAKKGYLHHVSHIIKHFLSLHISIVNLKRLAFVIALVSCLSSGSIMLFTLFSNSMHELLGFSYLEVNFIASLSSIGMYLCLPVLGYLGDSYGPALLSLFSIWFFCPSYFINAGLVQGLQSVEKGHFDRGYIVGFSITFCLIGLATSSLYFSSLLTCAKIYPNHKGMAISLPITCYGLSSLIGSQLLKSPFFLTPNTDYLDLYKVFNFFGILYLFMGILNFVSSSIVIVEQEIIFNGEVTEQTALLPDSDNDSDLELAPQHSIIEPPNHHERYIAFLKDKSAWILLMSLILNIGPLESYQNNLGNTLRNITHNISLSDQVSVMAAFSTIIRLVLGALSDYLSSPNRKSPICRIWLLAIVCIVGVLGQYSHNFLTPQNDHLYPIVSALNGSAYGGLFTLYPTVVATIWGLDIMGSTWGSFMVAPAIGSVVFSLRFGRLVDSKCASINKLFGANCLSEYYNGTSLSLAISILLITYAWKSIWSKRGFLVF; via the exons ATGGCCAAAAAGGGCTACTTGCATCATGTTTCCCACATCATAAAGCATTTTTTGTCGCTCCACATCTCCATAGTCAACCTCAAGAGACTAGCCTTTGTGATAGCATTGGTCTCGTGTCTCAGTTCAGGATCAATTATGTTGTTCACcttgttttccaactcgATGCATGAACTCTTGGGCTTTTCCTACTTGGAAGTCAACTTCATAGCCTCTCTTTCGTCGATTGGAATGTACCTCTGTTTACCTGTGTTGGGCTATTTGGGCGATAGCTATGGTCCTGCATTATTGTCACTCTTTCTGATCTGGTTCTTTTGCCCCAGTTATTTCATCAATGCTGGTCTTGTCCAGGGCTTGCAATCAGTAGAAAAGGGCCACTTTGATCGTGGCTATATCGTAGGTTTCAGCATTACCTTTTGTTTGATCGGATTGGCTACGTCGTCGTTGTACTTCTCAAGTTTGTTGACCTGTGCTAAAATCTATCCAAATCACAAGGGAATGGCCATTTCGCTTCCTATCACCTGTTATGGCCTCTCGTCTCTCATTGGCTCGCAGCTATTGAAGCTGCCGTTTTTCTTGACTCCTAATACTGACTATTTAGACCTTTACAAGgtgttcaacttctttggtaTCCTCTACTTGTTCATGGGTATCCTTAATTTTGTCTCCAGCTCCATTGTCATTGTAGAACAGGAGATCATCTTCAACGGTGAAGTAACAGAACAGACTGCTCTTTTGCCGGA CTCCGATAATGATTCTGATCTCGAACTCGCACCCCAACATTCCATTATCGAGCCTCCTAACCACCACGAACGCTACATAGCGTTTTTGAAGGATAAGTCTGCGTGGATCTTACTCATgtctttgattttgaatatcGGTCCTTTGGAGAGTTATCAAAACAACTTGGGAAATACCTTGAGAAACATCACCCACAACATCAGTTTATCGGATCAAGTCAGTGTCATGGCTGCGTTTTCCACTATAATACGTCTTGTGTTGGGAGCTTTATCAGACTACCTATCTTCTCCAAACAGGAAGTCTCCTATCTGTCGGATTTGGCTCTTAGCGATCGTATGCATTGTAGGAGTTTTAGGACAGTATAGCCACAATTTCTTGACACCACAGAACGACCATTTATACCCAATTGTCTCTGCATTGAACGGATCTGCTTACGGTGGATTGTTCACTTTGTATCCTACAGTTGTCGCAACAATCTGGGGTCTAGATATCATGGGCTCTACTTGGGGTTCGTTTATGGTTGCGCCAGCAATTGGCTCCGTTGTGTTTTCGTTACGATTCGGAAGATTGGTGGATTCAAAATGTGCTTCAATTAACAAACTCTTTGGGGCCAACTGCTTAAGTGAATACTACAATGGAACATCGTTGAGTTTAGCCATCAGTATCCTCTTGATCACTTACGCTTGGAAGAGCATCTGGTCCAAGAGGGGCTTCTTAGTGTTCTAA
- the POL5.8 gene encoding putative RNA-directed DNA polymerase (Putative RNA polymerase integrase domain) — translation MYNHMALTNLLNLEVQGHITVDDTESILSSDNHHTIITLNAPSCADLNVFPDRHDEVLTLFKEIVEYSAFVKNNTPRKSLQYRTPAAVFFNYKDAYHRPIVPFGMDVVIKASSKEEYEKYGRPLLKTEPHAFFGSIVGFATDNYSYRILVQAEHFPIITNCNAKLLNSRQFIENYFQSLDLLQRDSAQYNATVLDALEDKLADHIDIADKEVIFDATLLKNGDTSVQTANIGDTNLSTPSPQNPEALSNTPSSQMTIESLSTRHPEVATQHKRRIEELTSDTLPFPTDQEGNSVDGKHIKRSPRLGGVKTTPLSATRTIRDHKTKSKIVDNNRDYAADPIKTAIEETRTKMSEDHNLNSTTTNSEELTSQLASQEDRISGELSGETNVDLSTTPAQNTRSHTKSRLDKQIESSKNWSNLDTRKTQSWNKVPPEIHGKGKIRCTKLTNSKNDHLRNNKKKEEDTRFRFQSTTDKCIA, via the exons ATGTACAATCATATGGCCCTTACCAACCTATTGAACCTAGAAGTGCAAGGTCACATCACGGTTGACGACACCGAGTCAA TATTACTGTCAGACAATCATCACACAATCATCACACTCAACGCGCCGCTGTGCGCAGACTTGAACGT TTTCCCCGATCGCCACGATGAAGTATTGACtctcttcaaagaaatcgtGGAATACTCGGCAttcgtcaagaacaatacTCCCCGAAAGCTGCTCCAATATCGCACACCTGCCGCCGTCTTTTTTAACTATAAAGACGCATATCACCGTCCTATTGTCCCATTCGGTATGGACGTTGTGATAAAAGCATCttcgaaagaagaatacgagAAGTATGGCCGTCCCTTACTTAAGACTGAACCACACGCTTTCTTCGGTTCTATCGTCGGCTTCGCCACAGATAACTATAGCTACCGAATACTCGTCCAAGCAGAACATTTCCCAATTATAACGAATTGTAATGCAAAACTCCTCAATTCACGCCAATTTATCGAGAATTATTTTCAATCACTTGATTTGTTACAGAGAGACAGCGCTCAATATAATGCCACAGTACTCGATGCACTTGAAGACAAACTTGCTGATCATATCGATATCGCTGATAAAGAGGTTATCTTTGATGCTACTTTACTTAAAAACGGGGACACATCTGTCCAGACAGCCAACATTGGAGACACCAATTTATCGACGCCATCTCCTCAAAATCCTGAGGCTTTGAGCAATACACCTTCTTCGCAGATGACGATCGAAAGTCTTTCTACAAGACATCCCGAAGTAGCCACTCAACACAAACGGCGTATAGAAGAACTCACTTCTGACACGTTACCATTTCCTACCGATCAAGAAGGTAATTCGGTAGACGGAAAGCACATTAAGCGCTCACCACGATTAGGGGGAGTAAAAACAACTCCACTTTCAGCCACTAGAACGATCAGGGACCATAAGACTAAAAGTAAAATTGTTGATAACAATCGTGATTACGCTGCTGACCCCATTAAAACTGctatagaagaaaccagaacGAAAATGAGTGAAGATCATAACTTAAACTCAACTACGACAAATTCTGAAGAGTTAACTTCACAGTTAGCCTCCCAGGAGGATAGAATCTCAGGGGAGTTATCAGGGGAAACAAATGTGGACTTATCAACCACACCAGCACAAAATACAAGATCACATACCAAGTCAAGACTAGACAAACAAATTGAGCTGTCTAAAAATTGGTCTAACCTAGATACGCGAAAGACTCAATCATGGAATAAAGTCCCACCTGAAATACACGGAAAGGGCAAAATTA GATGCACAAAGCTCACAAATAGCAAAAACGATCACCTCCGAAATaataaaaagaaagaagaagacaccAGATTTCGATTCCAGTCCACAACAGATAAATGCATTGCTTAG
- the SEC61 gene encoding Protein transport protein SEC61 alpha subunit: protein MSFRVLDLVKPFTPFVPEIIAPERKVSFQQRVMWTGVTLLIFLVMSEIPLYGIVSSDSSDPLLWLRMMLASNRGTLMELGISPIVSAGMIFQLLQGTKLIHVDMTNKNDREQFQTAQKLLAILLAVGQATVYVLTGMYGPPSSLGTGVCLLLVLQLVFAGIVVILLDELLQKGYGLGSGISLFTATNVCEQVFWKAFAPTTSSSGKGTEFDGAVVALFHLLGSRKDKKRALLEAFYRPNAPNMLQLLATVFVFFAVVYLQGFRIEIPIKSTRQRGPYSLYPIRLFYTSNIPIMLQSALSSNIFIISQLLFVRWPNNAFVKILGSWDARPGASQLYAVGGLSYYIQPPFSFSEALLDPIKTTVYIVFVLGSCAVFSTTWIEISGTSPRDVAKQFKEQGLVIAGHRDTSAYRELKKIIPTAAAFGGASIGALSVVCDLMGTLGSGTSILLAVTTIYGYYELAVKEGGFNKSIVGGFTDGI, encoded by the coding sequence ATGTCGTTTCGTGTCTTAGATCTCGTGAAACCATTCACGCCGTTTGTGCCTGAAATCATCGCCCCGGAAAGAAAAGTGTCCTTTCAACAAAGAGTCATGTGGACCGGTGTCACGTTGctcatcttcttggtgATGTCGGAAATCCCCTTGTACGGGATcgtttcttcagattcgTCCGACCCTTTGCTCTGGTTGAGAATGATGTTGGCCTCCAACAGAGGAACTTTAATGGAATTGGGTATCTCGCCAATTGTTTCTGCCGGAATGATCTTCCAGTTGTTGCAAGGtaccaagttgatccacGTTGATATGACCAACAAGAACGACAGAGAACAATTCCAAACTGCCCAAAAGTTACTCGCCATCCTTTTGGCCGTTGGTCAAGCTACGGTTTACGTCTTGACCGGTATGTATGGACCTCCTTCCTCGTTAGGAACGGGTGTCtgtttgttgttggtattgcAATTGGTGTTTGCTGGTATTGTTGTCATTCTTTTGGATGAATTGTTGCAAAAGGGTTACGGTTTAGGTAGTGGTATCTCTTTGTTCACTGCCACTAACGTCTGTGAACAAGTTTTCTGGAAGGCTTTCGCTCCTACCACCTCTAGTTCTGGTAAGGGTACCGAGTTCGACGGTGCAGTTGTAGCCTTGTTCCACTTGTTGGGATCCAGAaaggacaagaagagaGCCTTGTTGGAAGCTTTCTACAGACCAAATGCTCCAAACATGCTCCAATTGTTAGCCACTGtgtttgtcttctttgccGTCGTTTATTTGCAAGGTTTCAGAATCGAAATCCCCATCAAGTCCACCAGACAGAGAGGTCCTTACAGCTTGTACCCAATCAGGTTGTTCTACACCTCCAACATTCCTATCATGTTGCAGAGTGCTTTGAGCTCCAACATTTTCATTATCTCGCAATTGTTGTTTGTCAGATGGCCAAACAACGCCTTTGTCAAGATCTTGGGTAGCTGGGACGCCAGACCTGGTGCATCTCAGTTGTACGCTGTTGGCGGTTTGTCTTACTACATCCAGCCACCTTTCTCGTTCTCGGAAGCCTTATTGGACCCAATCAAGACAACTGTCTACATTGTCTTTGTCTTGGGATCGTGTGCTGTTTTCTCTACCACCTGGATCGAAATTTCCGGCACTTCTCCAAGAGACGTAGCCAAGCAGTTCAAGGAACAGGGTTTAGTTATTGCTGGTCACAGAGATACTTCTGCCTACAGAGAGTTAAAGAAGATTATCCCCACTGCAGCAGCCTTTGGAGGTGCCTCCATTGGTGCCTTGTCTGTTGTCTGTGACTTGATGGGTACCTTGGGTTCGGGAACTTCCATCTTGTTGGCTGTCACCACCATTTACGGCTACTACGAGTTGGCTGTGAAGGAAGGTGGTTTCAACAAATCGATTGTTGGTGGTTTCACCGACGGTATCTAG
- a CDS encoding predicted protein, whose product MSSDWAAKLAVPSKSSTLCPSKPPPDFNAKEILSYLSSSFNSYLQDAKNDKSGDTIKVYRSLESSSQWKTSKVSNENGGNTNGNKNRYTPKEVIRSGNKSDTLDLMFEINRSIYQQQKEQKEK is encoded by the exons ATGTCTTCAGATTGGGCCGCTAAACTCGCTGTACCTTCAAAATCTTCCA CGTTGTGTCCTCTGAAGCCAC CCCCAGATTTCAATGCAAAAGAAATCTTGTCATATCTTTCTAGCAGCTTCAACTCGTATCTCCAGGATGCAAAAAACGACAAGCTGGGAGATACCATCAAGGTGTACAGATCGCTTGAGTCGTCTTCTCAGTGGAAAACCAGTAAAGTCTCGAACGAAAATGGCGGCAACACCAACGGCAATAAAAATAGATACACACCTAAGGAAGTCATTCGTAGTGGTAATAAGAGCGACACTTTGGACTTGATGTTTGAGATAAACCGCTCCATCtaccagcaacagaagGAGCAGAAGGAGAAGTAA
- the STD1 gene encoding transcription factor, with translation MFGSPLGRPTGQGSSAPSHFKDSARNAIYQQLPPSVLTSTSAMSIRSAPSQYNNGGQKYQSSYRSSSSSIFSAISGKRSVRSAPSIYSSSTATIPEDSEPISTTVEQLVNDIVLHENYFREQKLEQQQQSQSPFSNNNPNALRRLVNDDLDAEELYKISLGSDLQYQNVPESLIDWNLNVTRCKLMLIQLPMISSTPDFQYNQNSLPQLIGDLASLCHIVLIQPHITDKELIYTLFSSDLYGEHNLDLSFKKSVAEISVKQSRLLQINSSTGINHQQTFLKFKFKEIAIRNYLINLAAAATTAHEYKLKSDLLKKQLKQQQLQHSLHPENKKIKLSKDEKKGLWEQVRSDVFKRAGLEE, from the coding sequence ATGTTCGGCTCACCACTCGGAAGACCAACGGGTCAAGGCTCGTCGGCTCCTTCTCATTTCAAGGACTCTGCCAGAAATGCCATTTACCAACAATTACCTCCGTCAGTGCTCACGCTGACGTCGGCCATGTCCATCCGCTCAGCGCCTTCTCAATATAACAACGGTGGTCAGAAATACCAGTCGCTGTACCGCTCGCTGCTGCTGTCGATTTTCTCGGCGATTTCAGGCAAAAGATCGGTGCGCTCAGCTCCGTCCatatactcttcttctacagctACCATTCCAGAAGACCTGGAACCCATCTCCACGACTGTAGAACAGCTTGTAAACGACATTGTATTGCACGAGAATTACTTCCGGGAACAGAAGCTCgaacaacagcaacagtCGCAGCTGCCGTTTCTGAACAATAACCCCAATGCTCTTCGACGCCTTGTCAACGACGATCTtgatgctgaagaattgtacaaAATCTCTCTAGGCTCCGATCTCCAGTACCAAAACGTTCCAGAATCGCTCATTGACTGGAATCTCAACGTTACCAGGTGTAAATTGATGCTTATCCAGTTGCCCATGATCTCCTCTACGCCAGATTTTCAATACAACCAGAACTCTCTTCCACAGCTCATAGGTGATTTGGCTTCGCTCTGTCACATCGTATTAATCCAGCCACACATAACTGATAAAGAGTTGATCTACACCTTGTTCTCGTCAGACTTGTATGGCGAGCacaacttggacttgtcaTTCAAAAAGTCCGTCGCTGAAATTTCTGTCAAACAATCCAGACTTCTCCAGATCAACAGCTCGACGGGAATCAACCATCAGCAGACctttttgaagttcaagttcaaggagATCGCCATCCGGAACTACTTGATTAACTTGGCAGCAGCTGCCACCACGGCACATGAATACAAGCTCAAATCAGATTTGCTAAAGAAACAGTtgaaacaacaacaattgcaacacCTGTTGCATccagaaaacaagaaaatcaagcTCTCTAAGGATGAGAAAAAAGGCCTCTGGGAACAGGTCAGACTGGACGTGTTCAAGCGGGCCGGTTTGGAAGAATAG
- a CDS encoding predicted protein: DNEDNFKKIQKSISRLPKIESSLEKNLEIGAQAQKNTKHSDITRIYDPITVKQKVESSDSMDSGSKWFNMKSPEMTASVKRDLQVIQQRSALDPKRHYKKDKWSIPKYFQMGTIIEGNTEFYSARLSRKQRGTTLVDEILHDDDTKKYFKRKYSEIQDKKTSGRKGNYKKVKEMRKRY, translated from the coding sequence GACAATGAggacaacttcaaaaagatTCAAAAATCGATTTCCAGATTACCTAAAATCGAGAGTTCATTAGAGaaaaatcttgaaataGGAGCACAAGCACAAAAGAACACGAAACACTCAGATATTACCAGAATTTATGATCCAATTACAGTGAaacaaaaagttgaaagttCAGATTCTATGGACAGTGGATCTAAGTGGTTCAACATGAAGCTGCCGGAAATGACGGCACTGGTCAAGAGAGATTTGCAAGTAATTCAACAGAGAAGTGCTTTGGATCCCAAGAGACATTACAAGAAGGACAAGTGGAGCATACCCAAGTACTTTCAAATGGGAACGATAATCGAGGGCAACACTGAGTTCTACTCTGCCAGATTATCGAGAAAACAGAGAGGTACGACCTTAGTAGATGAAATATTGCATGATGATGATACcaagaagtacttcaagaGAAAGTACAGTGAAATCCAGGACAAGAAGACCAGTGGCCGCAAGGGCAATTACAAGAAAGTGAAGGAAATGAGAAAGAGATACTAG
- the DAL11 gene encoding allantoate permease, producing MGLAWNSRAKSVGSSDQSSENSKLEKVHVVNTELDELESSSSEKLYEQTGYECRHHFDPDFTWTEAEEKKVVRKNDWYVTFWAFVMFTALDFDRNNIQQALSDDMLTDLGLTTNQLNLGNTINLVCFLSAELPSQLISKKIGADVWIPMQMILWSVVSMSQFAIKDVHGFYATRALLGALQGGFICDVCLWMSYFFTSKELPFRLSLFYIANPMTAVWSSLLAFAVLKVKTKSNPEGWKWLFLIEGTFTLVAGIAAFFKMPASPVQTKTWYRKKGWYTDREEKIVVNRVLRDDPEKGSMHNREPVGPKELIGAVFDYNLLPIYIIRILGDIGTAPIATYLQLVLRGMGFSTFKTNALTIPYNVLSVITMLLTGFFSEKLNTRALMIATTPLWIIICLFPLRYWPGAQKDIWGSFALLTVLLGHAPIWPLTISWCSANSNGVRSRAVSAAVVNIFSQSASIIAANIYRKDDAPLYHRGNVDLIGIAFGALFACVFAKYYYIWVNKKRDEKWNAMSIDEQEEYIRNPRHDGNKRLDFRFVY from the exons ATGGGTCTTGCGTGGAACTCTAGAGCAAAATCAGTGGGTCTGTCTGACCAATCTTCTGAGAACTCCAAGCTTGAAAAAGTACATGTTGTTAACACAGAGCTAGACGAATTGgaatcttcgtcttctgaGAAG CTTTATGAACAAACAGGTTACGAATGTCGTCACCATTTCGACCCAGATTTCACCTGGACCGAAgccgaagaaaagaaagtagTTAGAAAAAACGACTGGTACGTCACCTTCTGGGCTTTTGTTATGTTCACCGCCTTAGATTTTGATAGAAACAACATTCAGCAGGCATTATCTGACGATATGCTTACAGATCTTGGTTTGACCACCAATCAGTTGAATCTCGGTAACACTATTAACTTGGTTTGTTTTTTGAGTGCTGAATTGCCATCGCAGTTGATCTCGAAGAAGATTGGAGCTGACGTCTGGATTCCTATGCAAATGATCTTGTGGTCTGTTGTGTCAATGTCCCAATTTGCTATCAAAGATGTTCATGGATTCTATGCTACCAGAGCTCTTTTAGGTGCTTTGCAGGGTGGTTTCATTTGTGATGTCTGTCTCTGGATGAGTTactttttcacttctaAAGAATTACCTTTCCGTTTATCTCTCTTCTACATTGCCAACCCCATGACTGCCGTGTGGTCAAGTTTGCTTGCTTTTGCTGTCTTGAAGGTCAAGACTAAGTCTAATCCTGAAGGCTGGAAGTGGTTATTTTTGATTGAAGGTACTTTCACCTTAGTCGCTGGTATTGCTGCCTTTTTCAAGATGCCTGCCTCACCTGTTCAGACTAAGACATGGTATAGAAAGAAGGGTTGGTACACCgacagagaagaaaagattgtTGTCAACAGAGTCTTAAGAGACGATCCAGAAAAGGGAAGTATGCATAATCGTGAGCCTGTTGGGCCCAAGGAATTGATAGGTGCTGTTTTCGACTACAACCTTCTTCCAATCTACATTATCCGTATTCTTGGTGATATCGGCACTGCACCAATCGCCActtatcttcaattggttcTTAGAGGTATGGGATTCTCCACATTCAAGACAAATGCTTTGACCATCCCATACAATGTTCTTTCCGTCATAACTATGTTGCTCACAGGGTTCTTCTccgaaaagttgaacacCAGGGCACTTATGATTGCTACCACGCCTTTGTGGATTATCATCTGCCTTTTCCCATTGAGATATTGGCCAGGAGCACAAAAAGATATCTGGGGATCTTTTGCCCTTTTGactgttcttcttggccaTGCTCCAATTTGGCCCCTTACTATTTCATGGTGTTCGGCCAATTCTAACGGTGTCAGAAGTAGAGCTGTTTCTGCTGCCGTGGTTAACATTTTTTCGCAGTCAGCTTCAATCATAGCTGCTAACATCTACAGAAAAGATGATGCCCCACTTTACCACCGTGGTAACGTCGATCTTATAGGTATTGCATTTGGTGCTCTCTTCGCATGTGTGTTTGCCAAGTACTACTACATTTGGGTtaacaagaagagagatgaaaaatggaaTGCCATGTCCATTGAtgagcaagaagaatacaTCAGAAACCCTCGTCATGATGGTAACAAGAGGTTGGACTTCAGGTTTGTCTACTGA
- the HMC5 gene encoding hypothetical multi-copy protein (hypothetical multi-copy protein; occurs in various forms throughout the genome; might be associated with repetetive element.) codes for MSNFSTNASSTGRSESPEEQTFSPITASLLAEAIREQANQLLEKQSDEFEAKFLSLQNQIHDILTLISAEKSGNRKGVSRNTDDSSTITSTNSDINLIQSSIESSSVLADDDLSVNISDPPKIEHSPSFKSSKHSAEKTFNLFERTNDTIRKSQKRFHESWRKLPKLNDSSVELWSRALQELNSDPDYKALSKANFKVDWNSFESRTGLHGNELKYYYDCWKDDLIAPYCNNTLSILAATRDHTVTLEDLIEYTSEHADDAKTMSILEEVQRRYRIDISCKDYVSELRGKNTHDYDRIIQFIDGIPSDLYGTISHYCNQRHDGNCIIAAATANFYYKEFMTKENFHYPTPNTFQKKMISTPGFSGKVLSDSSKSRTNSKHRKDRSNYNNYSQNKSSLENNQKSHRRQTDNVNHN; via the coding sequence ATGTCCAATTTTTCCACAAATGCTCTGTCGACTGGTAGATCGGAACTGCCAGAAGAACAGACATTCAGTCCCATCACTGCAAGTCTTCTCGCAGAAGCGATTAGGGAACAAGCAaatcaattgcttgagAAACAATCAGACGAATTTGAGGCTAAATTTCTACTGcttcaaaaccaaattcATGATATCCTAACGCTTATTTCTGCCGAGAAAAGTGGTAACAGAAAAGGAGTTTCGAGAAATACTGACGATTCTTCGACCATTACGAGTACTAATAGTGATATTAATCTTATTCAATCTAGTATTGAGTCTAGTTCGGTGCTCGCTGATGATGACTTAAGTGTAAACATCAGTGATCCACCTAAAATTGAACACTCTCCATCGTTTAAATCAAGTAAACATTCTGCTGAAAAAACATTCAATTTATTTGAAAGAACTAACGATACGATTCGAAAGTCTCAGAAACGCTTTCATGaatcttggagaaaatTACCCAAGCTCAATGATAGCAGCGTTGAACTCTGGTCCAGGGCTCTTCAGGAACTAAACAGTGACCCAGACTATAAAGCTTTGTCTAAGGCAAACTTCAAAGTAGACTGGAACAGTTTCGAATCCAGAACTGGACTCCATGGTAATGAACTTAAATACTACTACGATTGCTGGAAGGATGATCTCATTGCACCTTATTGCAATAATACTTTGAGTATTCTTGCTGCTACCCGAGATCATACTGTCACCCTTGAAGATCTAATTGAGTACACATCGGAGCATGCAGATGATGCTAAAACGATGTCTATACTTGAGGAAGTGCAACGACGCTACCGAATCGATATACTGTGTAAAGACTATGTCTCAGAATTGAGAGGCAAAAACACGCATGATTATGACCGTATAATTCAATTTATTGACGGTATTCCTTCCGACCTATATGGCACCATTAGTCACTACTGTAACCAAAGACACGATGGCAATTGTATAATAGCTGCCGCTACGGCCAATTTCTATTATAAAGAATTTATGACCAAGGAGAATTTTCATTACCCTACCCCCAACACTTtccaaaagaaaatgatcaGTACACCTGGTTTCTCTGGTAAAGTTTTATCTGATTCCTCTAAATCAAGAACGAATTCCAAACACAGAAAAGACAGGAGTAACTATAATAATTATTCTCAAAATAAACTGCTGTTGGAGAATAACCAGAAATCGCACAGAAGACAAACGGACAATGTTAATCACAACTAA
- the FBP1 gene encoding Fructose-1,6-bisphosphatase, giving the protein MNVETDIITLTRFILQEQQKLAPAATGELSLLLNSLQFAFKFIAHNIRRAELVNLIGISGTANSTGDVQKKLDVIGDEIFINAMKSSNNVKVLVSEEQEDLIIFEGGGRYAVCTDPIDGSSNIDAGVSVGTIFGIYRLKDDSKGSINDVLRKGTEMVAAGYTMYGASAHLMLTTGHGVNGFTLDTQLGEFILTSPNLSIPKSRAIYSVNEGNSYYWPEYIKKYIEDLKKPQDDLKGKPYSARYVGSMVADIHRTLLYGGIFAYPADTKSKNGKLRILYECFPMAMLMEQAGGSAVNDKGERILDILPKGIHDKSGIWLGSQGEIDKFLTYLP; this is encoded by the coding sequence ATGAATGTCGAAACCGACATCATTACATTGACCAGATTCATCTTGCAAGAACAGCAAAAGTTGGCTCCAGCCGCCACCGGTGAATTGtccttgttgttgaactccTTACAGTTTGCCTTCAAATTCATCGCCCACAACATCCGTCGTGCTGAATTGGTTAACTTGATTGGTATTTCAGGTACGGCCAATTCTACTGGAGATGTTCAAAAAAAGTTGGATGTCATTGGTGACGAGATTTTCATCAACGCCATGAAGTCCTCCAACAACGTCAAGGTATTGGTTTCggaagaacaagaagatttaATTATCTTTGAAGGCGGTGGTCGTTATGCCGTGTGTACCGATCCTATCGATGGTTCTTCCAATATCGATGCTGGTGTCTCTGTCGGTACCATTTTCGGGATCTACAGATTGAAGGACGATTCCAAGGGTTCTATTAATGATGTGTTGAGAAAAGGTACGGAAATGGTTGCTGCTGGTTACACCATGTACGGTGCCTCGGCCCACTTGATGTTGACTACAGGCCATGGAGTCAATGGTTTCACCTTAGATACCCAATTGGGAGAGTTTATCTTGACTTCGCCAAACTTGAGCATTCCAAAGAGCAGAGCAATTTACTCCGTTAACGAAGGTAACTCATACTACTGGCCTGAAtacatcaagaagtacaTCGAGGACTTAAAAAAGCCCCAGGACGACTTGAAGGGCAAGCCTTACTCTGCCAGATATGTCGGATCCATGGTTGCCGATATCCACAGAACCTTGTTGTATGGGGGTATATTCGCCTATCCTGCTGAcaccaagtccaagaacGGAAAGTTGAGAATTTTGTACGAATGTTTCCCTATGGCCATGTTGATGGAACAGGCTGGCGGTTCCGCTGTCAACGACAAGGGTGAGAGAATCTTGGACATCTTGCCAAAGGGCATCCACGACAAGAGTGGAATCTGGTTGGGTTCCCAAGGAGAAATCGACAAATTCCTTACATATCTCCCATAA